A region from the Rheinheimera mangrovi genome encodes:
- a CDS encoding nucleoside-diphosphate sugar epimerase/dehydratase produces MSELDSWSGKLSTHKNIANLLNGLQKIRHEKDLKFQAATEFFAGFENKKIAIFGSGQAGYRCFRQSKHICKVVCFLDNDLNKTGSFIDGVEVRSLQGLNISDIEVICIASQFHAEISYQLSTMKELAGVKVLVWK; encoded by the coding sequence ATGTCTGAATTAGATAGCTGGAGTGGAAAATTAAGTACTCATAAGAACATAGCTAATTTATTAAATGGATTACAAAAAATAAGGCATGAGAAGGACTTGAAGTTCCAAGCCGCAACAGAGTTTTTTGCAGGCTTTGAAAATAAGAAGATTGCAATATTTGGTTCTGGCCAGGCGGGTTACCGTTGTTTCAGGCAATCAAAACATATTTGTAAAGTCGTCTGTTTTTTGGATAACGACTTAAATAAAACTGGTAGTTTTATCGATGGAGTTGAAGTGCGAAGTCTTCAAGGATTAAACATCTCTGATATTGAAGTTATTTGTATTGCATCTCAGTTTCATGCAGAAATATCTTATCAGTTGTCCACAATGAAAGAGCTTGCAGGCGTGAAAGTTTTGGTGTGGAAATGA
- a CDS encoding nucleoside-diphosphate sugar epimerase/dehydratase, with the protein MRKVLLFGAGPGAVNYINNQKEHCHFVGFIDNDSRKHGGKYAGLPVYGVDALSLLDYDKIVITTQWVADVRRQLIDQLLIDEALIVVPAKEQLKALKPFEHAATLVLASQLIAKLSQQAQHDQLMLWVDFGTLLGLVRDGDIIPWDDDVDFAITPDLAPFFSHWLAEQMVSLSAPEGWSIDVLCDAHERIQSVLLRWQNSEEIRPFTVSFSVREEIEGQSRHMPSLGMWYAPAKHFSAQDWLKWNGVEVPVPKDSESYLSFVYGDWKVPKREMQLTDYANLQESSFEQFKAAGLHSKKVY; encoded by the coding sequence ATGAGAAAAGTACTGTTATTTGGTGCAGGCCCCGGTGCGGTTAACTATATAAATAATCAGAAAGAGCACTGCCACTTTGTTGGCTTTATAGATAATGACAGTCGTAAACATGGCGGCAAATACGCGGGTTTACCTGTGTATGGTGTCGACGCATTATCCTTACTTGATTACGATAAAATTGTGATTACGACTCAATGGGTTGCTGATGTCAGAAGGCAACTTATTGACCAGCTCCTAATTGATGAAGCGTTGATTGTTGTGCCTGCGAAGGAGCAGCTCAAAGCGCTTAAGCCATTTGAGCATGCGGCAACATTAGTTCTGGCGAGTCAGCTGATAGCTAAGTTATCTCAGCAAGCTCAGCATGATCAACTGATGTTGTGGGTAGACTTCGGTACTTTGTTGGGGTTGGTTCGTGACGGCGATATAATCCCCTGGGATGATGATGTCGACTTTGCCATTACCCCGGATTTAGCTCCATTTTTTTCACATTGGCTTGCTGAACAAATGGTTAGTTTATCTGCGCCTGAAGGTTGGTCTATAGACGTATTGTGTGATGCCCACGAGCGGATCCAAAGCGTGTTGCTTCGTTGGCAGAATTCTGAAGAAATAAGGCCTTTTACTGTATCTTTCAGTGTGCGCGAGGAGATAGAAGGTCAAAGCCGACATATGCCCAGTTTGGGAATGTGGTATGCGCCAGCCAAACATTTTTCGGCTCAAGATTGGTTAAAGTGGAATGGGGTTGAGGTTCCGGTACCCAAAGACAGCGAATCTTATTTAAGTTTTGTCTATGGAGACTGGAAGGTACCAAAGCGAGAGATGCAATTGACGGATTATGCAAACTTGCAAGAATCTAGTTTTGAACAGTTTAAAGCTGCTGGCTTACATTCAAAGAAAGTTTATTAA
- a CDS encoding nucleoside-diphosphate sugar epimerase/dehydratase has protein sequence MEIKPRIALFGAGSGGLNAYEYLKNDYELVVFVDNDKRKHGQMLNGFRIISPQELRDFPVDKIVIASTYGLQIHHQLIFEEKISPEKIIRLSVSMLTKANPLYYIAAFTVAAFWILSAFVVVAALLYWL, from the coding sequence ATGGAGATAAAACCGCGAATTGCTTTATTTGGTGCAGGCAGTGGTGGGTTGAATGCGTATGAATATCTTAAGAATGATTACGAGCTAGTCGTTTTTGTGGACAATGATAAACGCAAACATGGACAAATGTTAAATGGATTTCGGATCATTTCACCACAGGAATTGCGCGATTTTCCGGTAGATAAAATTGTTATAGCCAGCACCTATGGTTTACAGATCCATCACCAGCTGATTTTCGAAGAAAAGATTTCTCCTGAAAAAATTATACGTTTATCTGTATCTATGCTAACAAAAGCTAATCCTCTTTATTATATTGCAGCCTTTACTGTTGCAGCTTTCTGGATATTATCCGCTTTTGTAGTGGTCGCAGCATTACTGTACTGGTTGTAA
- a CDS encoding CDP-glycerol glycerophosphotransferase family protein has protein sequence MNWTTFFTFLGYHWRYHAALIASWLIPRSKKIWVVGGSKGLRFADNARHFALQARRNWPKQTIIWISPSAEVRAQAIEAGIMSFHPTSMKGLWYGFRADWHIFDVSFTDIHRFSGIGAKWLNLWHGVPLKSLDNIKPWQSKDIQSRLHDWWYRKNSQHHKKYLAYPTQAHFEYMSMVLELPLENVVAANLPRNQQLLDAACPYLSSEELQLRQQLKQTGKTLIGYFPTWRDTGMDKFMGAASTEDINALNALLEKYNALLITKWHSCSYVEYQHRGVSQTAAEINQTLAQSSHIMALSFLCDLNTVLDCCSMLISDYSGVLIDYLLLQRPIIQIPYDQEEYKNFTGVLPDYEQFSTEAGPLTKSFSQLLNQLESYLSHSDDWEKEYKLRQEKLANYYFSTKESMTKLEHLLQPVQ, from the coding sequence ATGAACTGGACGACATTTTTTACATTTCTTGGCTACCATTGGCGCTACCATGCAGCACTTATTGCGTCCTGGCTGATTCCACGTAGTAAGAAAATCTGGGTTGTCGGAGGTTCAAAAGGTCTTCGCTTTGCAGATAATGCCAGACATTTTGCTCTACAAGCTCGTCGCAATTGGCCCAAGCAAACTATTATTTGGATATCCCCATCTGCAGAAGTGCGAGCTCAAGCGATCGAAGCTGGCATTATGAGTTTTCACCCAACAAGTATGAAGGGACTATGGTATGGGTTTAGAGCTGATTGGCATATTTTTGATGTTAGTTTCACAGACATACACAGGTTTAGTGGTATAGGAGCGAAATGGTTAAACCTTTGGCACGGTGTGCCGCTAAAAAGTCTGGACAACATTAAACCCTGGCAAAGTAAAGATATACAAAGCCGACTGCATGACTGGTGGTATCGCAAGAACAGCCAACATCATAAAAAGTATCTAGCCTACCCAACACAGGCCCATTTTGAATATATGAGTATGGTACTTGAGCTGCCTTTAGAGAATGTTGTTGCAGCCAACCTGCCACGTAATCAGCAATTACTCGATGCAGCATGTCCTTATTTATCATCTGAAGAACTTCAACTGCGCCAGCAACTAAAACAAACCGGAAAAACCTTGATAGGTTACTTCCCTACCTGGCGTGATACAGGTATGGATAAGTTTATGGGCGCAGCGAGTACTGAAGATATTAATGCGCTCAATGCATTGCTGGAAAAATACAACGCCTTACTGATCACAAAATGGCATAGTTGCTCCTATGTTGAATATCAGCACAGAGGAGTCAGCCAAACTGCTGCAGAAATTAACCAAACCCTTGCGCAATCATCACATATTATGGCGTTATCTTTTCTGTGCGATCTGAATACAGTGCTAGATTGTTGCAGCATGCTTATAAGTGACTATTCGGGTGTATTGATAGATTACTTATTGCTACAACGACCGATCATTCAAATCCCCTATGATCAAGAGGAATATAAAAACTTTACTGGTGTATTACCCGATTATGAGCAATTTTCAACCGAAGCAGGCCCATTAACAAAAAGCTTTTCTCAGTTGTTAAATCAATTAGAAAGTTACTTAAGCCATAGCGATGATTGGGAAAAAGAATATAAACTTCGCCAAGAGAAGTTAGCGAATTACTATTTTTCAACTAAAGAAAGCATGACTAAGTTAGAACATTTATTACAACCAGTACAGTAA
- a CDS encoding glycosyltransferase — protein MVLLPRVSLFVFCYQQADFIEQAVNAALAQDYSNLQIIISDDASSDDTYRLVESIAAQYRGPHQLTLNRNVQNLGIGRHFIHIMDNLVDGELVVASAGDDISAPNRVSRIVEEWLAHGKPALVAHGLEEINELGHSFAGSRTVQYRVQEQPFQWPQSMALHDYLRHPYPLPYIGAALAYRTDVYIKFGTPAAEPSYEDHLMYFRALLADGMHYFPQELVKYRRHANNFTAKPTKPKPKVLNIPLLYQNLLQETMTFAANKVGVFRLHQLTTQQWLDYRSAVQSGQTSADVTVVATIWQILISRHRRLLLLKGGTGERVRFFRYRALQVLWALRYRFGKTQYRHHDSLLNADYAPALRTVVFGAGTGGERALANLSGGFHVVAVCDNNTKLHGGQFCGLPVISPVQLKQGIDAIDCIIVASTFFHEIKAKLTEELDIPAGKISRASYACITQPYPSGVAAALTSALIISIVVTMVIALSALLILVPF, from the coding sequence ATGGTTTTATTGCCGCGAGTGTCATTGTTTGTATTTTGCTATCAACAGGCTGATTTTATCGAGCAGGCTGTCAATGCTGCACTGGCGCAAGATTATAGTAACCTGCAGATTATTATTTCAGATGACGCATCTTCTGATGATACTTACCGTCTTGTTGAATCTATTGCAGCGCAGTATCGTGGTCCGCATCAGTTGACGCTCAATAGAAATGTTCAGAATCTGGGGATAGGTCGGCATTTTATCCATATTATGGATAATCTTGTGGATGGTGAGTTAGTTGTCGCATCTGCAGGTGATGATATTTCTGCGCCAAACAGGGTTAGCCGAATTGTTGAAGAATGGCTTGCTCATGGCAAGCCTGCGCTGGTTGCACATGGGCTTGAAGAAATTAATGAGTTGGGACATTCATTTGCAGGCAGCCGAACTGTGCAATACAGGGTCCAGGAACAACCCTTTCAATGGCCTCAAAGCATGGCATTGCATGACTATCTGAGACATCCGTATCCATTACCTTATATTGGAGCCGCACTGGCGTACAGAACTGATGTCTATATCAAGTTTGGTACTCCTGCTGCAGAGCCATCCTACGAAGATCACTTGATGTATTTCAGGGCATTACTCGCAGATGGTATGCATTATTTCCCCCAAGAACTGGTGAAGTATCGCCGGCATGCGAATAACTTTACTGCAAAACCAACCAAGCCTAAGCCCAAAGTCTTAAACATACCATTGTTGTATCAAAACCTGCTGCAGGAAACAATGACGTTTGCCGCTAATAAGGTTGGTGTGTTTCGACTGCACCAACTTACAACCCAGCAATGGCTTGATTACCGAAGCGCCGTGCAGTCGGGACAAACGAGCGCTGATGTGACAGTGGTTGCGACAATATGGCAGATATTAATCTCGCGTCATCGTCGATTGCTTCTCTTAAAGGGCGGTACTGGTGAGCGGGTACGATTTTTTCGTTACAGAGCGCTTCAAGTGTTATGGGCTCTGCGCTACAGATTTGGCAAGACTCAATACCGGCATCACGACAGTCTTTTAAATGCAGATTACGCGCCTGCTCTGCGTACAGTTGTATTTGGTGCTGGTACTGGTGGTGAGAGAGCGTTGGCCAATCTTAGCGGAGGGTTTCATGTTGTTGCTGTGTGCGACAATAATACCAAGCTGCACGGTGGTCAATTCTGTGGTTTGCCTGTCATCAGTCCTGTCCAATTAAAGCAGGGCATTGACGCTATTGATTGTATTATTGTCGCAAGTACATTTTTTCATGAAATTAAAGCTAAGCTAACCGAGGAGCTGGACATACCGGCTGGAAAAATCAGCCGGGCATCTTATGCCTGCATTACTCAGCCCTATCCATCAGGGGTCGCCGCTGCGCTCACCTCTGCCCTTATTATATCTATAGTCGTTACTATGGTAATAGCGCTGTCAGCTCTACTGATACTTGTGCCGTTTTAA
- a CDS encoding phosphonoacetaldehyde reductase: MSVNNLWTHYQPVRICSGPLQQSLRSALQLVLPEQSSKAQTSVLLITTAGFTKRGVTAQLAEWLLPFQLLVIDQVTANPDIDSIDDWIEQYACYPVAAVIGLGGGSAMDAAKAMAVMLALAKAESSPLNKLFREKSIKQPNSRLPLLLIPTTAGTGSEVTPFATIWDNRHKQKYSLASDSVYPDVALLDASLTLSLPADETLYSGLDALSHSLESLWNKHSTPMSEAYAKQAIALLADHFITALLMPSNLEARQGMQTASLLAGLAISTTRTAIAHAISYPLTSHYALPHGLACSFTLPALLEMVQSSTNCAHLSSTLRLAQNLLQQLPLEQALQAKINFPQIYSHTNEMFHPDRAGNFIMPFAASDLTQLLQRTEVLLKTAQVSVELTALLP, translated from the coding sequence ATGTCAGTGAATAACCTTTGGACACATTACCAACCGGTGCGTATTTGTAGCGGCCCTTTGCAGCAGTCTCTGCGATCTGCATTGCAACTGGTCCTGCCGGAACAGTCTTCTAAAGCTCAAACTTCCGTACTCCTAATCACTACAGCTGGCTTCACCAAACGTGGTGTTACAGCCCAACTGGCAGAGTGGCTTTTGCCTTTTCAGCTACTGGTAATAGATCAGGTCACTGCCAATCCGGATATAGACAGCATTGATGACTGGATCGAACAGTATGCATGCTATCCGGTTGCAGCGGTAATAGGTTTAGGAGGCGGTAGTGCCATGGATGCGGCTAAAGCCATGGCGGTAATGCTGGCCTTGGCTAAAGCCGAAAGCTCACCTCTAAACAAGTTATTTCGAGAAAAAAGTATCAAACAGCCGAATTCCAGACTACCGCTGCTGTTAATTCCAACTACCGCAGGTACTGGCTCTGAAGTAACGCCTTTCGCTACTATTTGGGATAACAGACACAAGCAAAAATATTCGCTGGCCAGCGACAGTGTTTATCCGGATGTCGCACTATTGGACGCCAGCCTGACCTTGAGTCTGCCAGCAGATGAAACTCTGTATTCAGGTTTAGATGCTTTGTCGCACAGTCTTGAATCATTGTGGAATAAGCACAGTACGCCTATGAGTGAAGCCTATGCAAAACAAGCTATTGCTTTGTTGGCGGATCATTTCATAACAGCCTTATTAATGCCATCCAACCTTGAAGCCCGGCAGGGGATGCAAACGGCCAGTTTGTTAGCAGGTCTGGCGATCAGTACAACAAGGACAGCTATCGCCCACGCGATTAGTTATCCTCTCACTAGCCATTATGCCCTACCCCATGGGCTTGCATGCAGTTTTACCTTGCCAGCTCTACTGGAAATGGTGCAATCCTCAACAAACTGTGCTCATCTGAGTTCTACTCTGCGACTTGCCCAAAACTTATTGCAACAACTGCCACTGGAACAGGCACTACAAGCTAAAATCAATTTTCCGCAGATTTATAGCCATACAAATGAAATGTTTCACCCAGACAGAGCAGGTAATTTTATCATGCCATTTGCCGCCTCAGATCTGACACAGCTGTTGCAACGCACTGAAGTACTGCTTAAAACGGCACAAGTATCAGTAGAGCTGACAGCGCTATTACCATAG
- the aepY gene encoding phosphonopyruvate decarboxylase: MISPAEFSAELSKLGIHFFTGVPDSLLQSLCAYIDDTLPAGQHTITANEGGALAMAAGYYLGSGKPACVYMQNSGLGNVVNPLTSLTDAQVYRIPALLIIGWRGEPGVKDEPQHVKQGQITPQMLSLLDVPYFSLTAASDFREVLLQATTAMQHTQSPVALLVHKDTFSAYTSAAASIASSQFSREMALKTLLQLTDDKTALIATTGKTSRELYELREQAGQSQRDFLTVGSMGHASSIALGLALARPDRKVVCLDGDGALLMHLGAAAIIGQSNADNLLHVVLNNGAHESVGGQQTVAGDIDIQSMALALGYRHYYKASSVAELQQIWHECAAVSGPNMLEITIACGSRADLARPKSTPEQNKLAFMEHLGHVSE; encoded by the coding sequence ATGATAAGCCCGGCGGAGTTTTCTGCAGAGCTGAGTAAGCTTGGCATCCACTTCTTTACCGGAGTACCAGACTCTTTATTACAAAGTCTATGTGCTTACATTGATGATACCTTGCCAGCAGGCCAACATACGATCACTGCTAACGAGGGCGGTGCTTTGGCGATGGCGGCTGGTTATTATCTGGGTTCAGGTAAACCAGCTTGTGTTTATATGCAGAACTCAGGCTTAGGTAATGTGGTCAATCCCCTGACGTCACTGACCGATGCGCAGGTCTACCGCATCCCCGCCTTGCTTATCATTGGCTGGCGCGGCGAGCCCGGCGTCAAAGACGAACCTCAGCATGTCAAACAAGGCCAGATCACACCACAAATGTTAAGCTTGCTTGATGTGCCCTATTTCAGTTTGACTGCAGCCAGTGACTTCCGAGAAGTACTTTTACAAGCCACCACAGCTATGCAGCACACTCAAAGCCCAGTAGCCTTGTTGGTTCATAAAGACACATTCTCTGCTTATACATCTGCAGCGGCATCCATCGCATCCAGCCAATTCAGCCGGGAAATGGCCCTCAAGACTCTACTACAGCTGACGGACGACAAAACAGCGCTCATAGCGACTACAGGGAAAACCTCGCGAGAGCTCTATGAACTGAGAGAGCAAGCAGGCCAATCACAACGCGACTTCTTAACTGTAGGCTCAATGGGTCATGCCAGTTCAATAGCTCTTGGGCTGGCACTGGCAAGGCCTGATCGAAAAGTGGTTTGTCTGGACGGCGATGGCGCATTATTAATGCATCTTGGTGCTGCGGCTATCATAGGACAAAGCAACGCTGATAATTTGTTACACGTAGTACTGAATAATGGTGCTCATGAGTCTGTTGGCGGCCAACAAACTGTCGCAGGAGATATCGATATTCAATCGATGGCGCTTGCACTTGGCTATCGCCATTATTACAAAGCATCGTCAGTTGCTGAATTGCAGCAGATATGGCACGAATGTGCGGCGGTATCTGGACCGAATATGCTTGAGATCACTATTGCTTGTGGTTCAAGAGCTGATTTAGCCAGACCAAAAAGCACACCAGAGCAAAACAAATTGGCTTTTATGGAACATCTTGGTCATGTCAGTGAATAA
- the aepX gene encoding phosphoenolpyruvate mutase has translation MTKTVYVGMSADLVHPGHLNILKKAAELGDVTVGLLTDQAIASYKRVPFMTFEQRKIVIENIKGVSQVVPQTTLDYVPNLELLKPDFVVHGDDWQDGVQAKTRQRVIDALAQWDGKLVEVPYTQGISSTRLHAAMKEIGTTPDVRLRSLRRMLAAKPLVRFLDIHNALSGLIIENTKVNTANGLQEFDGMWGSSLTDSTAKGKPDIEAVDVSSRMVTLNEVLEVTTKPIIYDGDTGGKTEHFVFTVKTLERLGVSAVIIEDKTGLKKNSLFGTDVEQTQDSIENFCAKIRAGKNAQATRDFMIIARIESLILGMGIDHAMERAEAFLDAGADGIMIHSREKTPDEVFEFCKRYNQLENRKTLVAVPSSYNKVTEKELIDHGVNVVIYANQLLRSAYPAMVKTAQSILTHSRSAEADADMMPIQQILELIPGGK, from the coding sequence ATGACAAAGACAGTATATGTAGGCATGAGTGCCGATTTAGTTCATCCAGGCCACCTGAACATTCTGAAAAAAGCGGCTGAATTGGGTGATGTCACCGTAGGTTTATTAACAGATCAAGCTATTGCCAGTTATAAAAGAGTGCCTTTTATGACGTTCGAGCAACGTAAAATTGTGATCGAAAATATCAAAGGCGTAAGCCAGGTGGTCCCGCAAACCACTTTGGATTACGTGCCAAATCTGGAACTTTTAAAACCTGATTTTGTCGTGCATGGTGACGACTGGCAAGACGGTGTGCAGGCAAAAACCCGGCAAAGAGTGATCGATGCTTTAGCCCAATGGGACGGAAAGCTGGTAGAAGTACCTTACACTCAAGGTATATCCTCTACCCGTTTACACGCTGCAATGAAAGAAATTGGTACCACCCCTGACGTGCGTCTGCGTTCGCTGCGTCGAATGTTGGCAGCTAAACCTTTAGTTCGCTTTTTAGATATACACAACGCCTTGTCTGGCCTGATCATCGAAAATACGAAAGTAAATACAGCGAACGGATTGCAGGAATTTGATGGAATGTGGGGCAGTAGCCTGACCGACTCAACCGCCAAAGGTAAACCTGATATTGAAGCTGTTGACGTATCATCGCGTATGGTGACCTTGAACGAAGTGCTGGAAGTAACCACCAAGCCTATTATTTATGATGGTGATACAGGCGGAAAGACTGAACACTTTGTTTTTACAGTTAAAACACTGGAACGTCTTGGTGTCTCTGCAGTGATCATAGAAGATAAAACAGGCCTGAAGAAAAACTCCTTGTTTGGCACTGATGTCGAGCAAACTCAGGACAGTATTGAAAACTTTTGCGCAAAAATTCGTGCTGGTAAAAATGCACAGGCTACTCGCGACTTCATGATTATAGCCCGCATTGAAAGCCTGATTTTAGGCATGGGCATTGATCACGCGATGGAGCGGGCTGAAGCGTTTTTGGACGCTGGAGCTGATGGCATTATGATCCACAGCAGAGAAAAAACGCCAGATGAAGTCTTTGAATTCTGCAAAAGATATAATCAGCTAGAAAACCGTAAAACCTTGGTGGCTGTCCCTTCCAGTTACAATAAAGTTACTGAAAAGGAACTGATAGACCACGGCGTGAATGTGGTGATCTATGCCAATCAGTTATTGCGTAGTGCATATCCTGCAATGGTCAAAACAGCACAGTCTATATTGACCCATAGTCGCTCTGCGGAAGCCGACGCCGATATGATGCCCATTCAGCAAATTCTCGAATTGATACCCGGAGGCAAATAA
- a CDS encoding acyl-CoA reductase, with amino-acid sequence MSWILLNPAAVAAELQQPFAEQDFAYCQALSEALLKAPQSRDFPDLIALGFWLRQANLKPLLAPYQTAKFLRQPLGLVFHSAPANVDSLFVYSGILSLLCGNKNVIRLSSRSGGSTAVLIEKIRSLADAYPQQNARFQLVQCNYDSSELKNLVSTVDGRVLWGSDQAIQAQRQLSMPAHARELSFGHKFSLCLLDAQSLLDTNQPEFTQLVQLFYRDQLTFAQQGCSSAKAVIWLGNTQQVQQAQQKFWPVLTELIQQKQPLNASEQYQALATAQQLIMSSEHQLMLTQQQSISRLAASSLEAGFIHQHQGCGLFIELQLSELHQLSPMLTQAHQTLTVYGIETMLLKNWLATVHTGLDRVVPVGQALSFSPDWDGVNLIEQFSRKMVCVL; translated from the coding sequence ATGAGCTGGATTCTATTAAACCCTGCAGCGGTCGCAGCAGAACTGCAGCAACCTTTTGCCGAACAAGATTTTGCTTATTGTCAGGCCTTGTCTGAAGCTTTACTAAAAGCTCCCCAAAGCCGGGATTTTCCGGATTTAATAGCCTTGGGTTTCTGGTTACGGCAGGCTAATTTAAAGCCTCTGCTGGCGCCTTATCAAACAGCTAAATTTTTGCGCCAACCTCTGGGGTTAGTATTTCATAGTGCCCCTGCCAATGTTGACAGCTTATTTGTTTATTCCGGTATTTTAAGCTTGCTCTGCGGCAATAAAAACGTCATTCGTTTATCCAGCCGAAGCGGCGGCAGCACAGCGGTATTGATTGAAAAAATCCGCAGCTTGGCCGACGCTTATCCACAGCAAAATGCTCGATTCCAGTTAGTGCAATGCAACTATGACAGCTCTGAATTAAAAAATCTGGTCAGCACTGTGGATGGCCGGGTGTTATGGGGTTCAGACCAAGCCATACAAGCGCAGCGCCAATTGAGCATGCCAGCCCATGCCCGCGAGTTAAGCTTTGGCCATAAGTTCTCTTTGTGTTTGCTTGACGCACAATCACTGTTGGATACAAATCAGCCTGAATTTACACAGCTGGTACAGCTGTTTTATCGCGATCAACTCACCTTTGCCCAACAAGGCTGCTCTTCCGCCAAAGCAGTGATTTGGTTAGGGAATACGCAGCAAGTGCAACAAGCGCAGCAAAAATTTTGGCCTGTGTTAACCGAGCTTATCCAGCAGAAACAACCTTTGAATGCCAGTGAGCAGTATCAGGCGTTAGCCACAGCACAGCAGTTGATTATGAGCAGTGAACACCAATTGATGCTGACTCAGCAGCAAAGTATTTCCCGTTTGGCTGCGAGCAGCTTAGAAGCAGGATTTATTCATCAGCATCAAGGCTGCGGCTTATTTATCGAACTGCAGCTTTCAGAGCTACACCAATTAAGCCCAATGCTGACTCAGGCGCATCAAACTTTAACTGTGTATGGCATAGAAACGATGCTTCTGAAAAACTGGCTGGCAACTGTGCATACAGGTTTGGATCGGGTGGTCCCAGTAGGACAAGCATTGAGCTTTAGTCCGGATTGGGATGGCGTGAATTTGATCGAGCAGTTTAGCCGTAAGATGGTGTGTGTGTTGTAA
- a CDS encoding LuxE/PaaK family acyltransferase yields the protein MLIEREPYSLSAAEKQPLLLQELNALTQHHQQHCLPYQHLLTAQWPDEAQNSAQTTAQLPYLAVRLFKQLKLQSVPDANVFKVLYSSGTTGTPSRIVLDSATAAIQSKILVKIMQHWLGKARLPMLIIDHPGVIKDRSNFSARGAGIQGLSFMGRNHCYALNDDMSINFEAVEQFCQQFGDGPVFVFGFTYMVWQFFIQQLKHQQKTISLPKALLLHSGGWKKLQDQAVDNTTFKQQVLAQTGIGKVHNFYGMVEQVGAIFVECEQGHLHCPSYADVLVRTPGSWQTAAVGEEGVLQLISTLPRSYPGHSLLSEDRAVLLGEDNCPCGRMGKYFHILGRLPQAEARGCSDTFSPSAKQETAL from the coding sequence ATGCTGATTGAACGTGAGCCATATAGCCTGAGCGCAGCGGAAAAACAGCCCTTGCTGTTGCAAGAGCTTAATGCGCTGACCCAACATCATCAACAGCACTGCTTGCCCTATCAGCATTTGCTGACTGCTCAATGGCCTGATGAAGCACAAAACTCAGCACAGACCACAGCTCAGTTACCTTATCTGGCGGTACGGCTATTTAAGCAACTCAAGCTGCAATCAGTACCTGATGCAAATGTGTTTAAAGTGCTGTATTCCAGTGGCACTACAGGCACACCGTCCCGTATTGTGCTCGACAGCGCCACGGCAGCTATTCAGTCAAAAATTCTGGTGAAAATAATGCAGCACTGGTTAGGCAAAGCCCGTTTGCCGATGCTGATTATTGACCACCCAGGCGTGATTAAAGATCGCAGCAATTTCTCCGCCCGCGGCGCCGGTATTCAGGGCCTGTCCTTTATGGGCCGTAATCATTGTTATGCCCTCAATGATGATATGAGCATTAACTTTGAAGCTGTTGAACAGTTTTGCCAGCAGTTTGGCGATGGTCCTGTCTTTGTGTTTGGTTTTACTTATATGGTCTGGCAGTTTTTTATTCAGCAATTAAAACACCAGCAAAAAACTATTTCGTTGCCAAAGGCTTTATTACTGCATAGCGGTGGCTGGAAAAAACTGCAGGACCAGGCCGTCGACAATACCACCTTTAAACAACAGGTACTGGCTCAAACCGGTATTGGCAAAGTGCATAACTTTTACGGCATGGTAGAGCAAGTCGGCGCTATTTTTGTCGAATGCGAACAAGGCCATCTGCATTGTCCCAGTTACGCCGATGTGCTGGTACGTACACCGGGCAGTTGGCAGACAGCAGCAGTGGGAGAAGAAGGGGTGTTGCAGTTAATCTCCACTTTGCCCCGCAGTTATCCGGGCCATAGTTTGTTATCAGAAGACCGCGCAGTGCTGTTAGGCGAAGACAACTGCCCTTGTGGCCGTATGGGTAAATATTTCCATATTTTAGGCCGCTTGCCGCAGGCCGAAGCTCGGGGCTGTAGTGATACCTTCTCTCCATCAGCAAAGCAGGAAACCGCCCTATGA